In a single window of the Nodularia spumigena CCY9414 genome:
- the msrB gene encoding peptide-methionine (R)-S-oxide reductase MsrB: MNKRYFLEASAAIIGTAILSRNINRGSENMTTSKSQFAITKPEEEWRTILTPEQFRVLRKHGTEPAFTSPLDKEYEQGTFVCAGCGQPLFTSETKFNSGTGWPSFYQPIEGAIATTVDRSFFMTRTEVHCSNCGGHLGHVFNDGPAPTGKRYCMNGVAMNFEPA; this comes from the coding sequence ATGAACAAACGCTATTTTTTAGAGGCTAGTGCCGCAATTATTGGCACGGCTATTTTATCACGCAATATCAACCGGGGTTCAGAAAACATGACGACTTCTAAAAGCCAGTTTGCAATTACTAAACCTGAAGAAGAGTGGCGGACAATTTTAACGCCGGAACAGTTTCGCGTCTTAAGAAAACATGGTACTGAACCCGCTTTCACTAGCCCACTGGATAAGGAATATGAACAGGGGACTTTTGTCTGTGCTGGCTGTGGACAACCATTGTTTACGTCTGAGACGAAGTTTAACAGTGGTACTGGCTGGCCGAGCTTTTATCAACCCATTGAAGGAGCGATCGCTACTACTGTAGATCGGTCATTTTTTATGACGAGAACAGAAGTACATTGTAGCAACTGTGGTGGACATTTAGGTCATGTGTTTAATGATGGCCCTGCGCCCACTGGTAAGCGCTACTGTATGAATGGTGTGGCGATGAACTTTGAACCTGCTTAA
- a CDS encoding DUF4912 domain-containing protein → MMWQQEKKDSAIVSLALLLSLATTPMAVHLFVPTPVLAQSATEAESFPLPETLENGTKVRIDGSMSLTAINQSFKQSFEQKYSGTNVEVTANGTNAAISALIDGKVDLIAISRALTPEEQAQGLAQVKFYEEKIAIIVNTDNPFLGILTDQQFADIFRGKITKWSELGGNEGTIRFIDRPESSETRQRFRTYPSFQGAELTTGSNATQIETDNTAEIVQQLGKDGISYAMVHHLSQLPNQRAIPINQTLPDNPNYVYSQPLYYAYRQNPSPNVASFLGFVLGSEQQTIQAAINAASGLLATPPAPQEEPETVTNPTVDPQTIADGQQPPETTFIPDEIPLWWLLLPTAVIVGLLTWVFRSRLWTNQAENKAPKGEDEASTVIDDISITPLVGEPLAETASNDAGEEVDEQKSFRTSDYSNFTELEFVDDEQSPWDIEAPASVVNIPYPQLADVSKVTAEQPQVPEVGSDAQIWEMKDSSDETAEQPQVESDLIEEIISHETTDLPEDMDTEANVWDETPDNQVETSHPTLPEIPEDILNSVADAAEPINDETVFEQPDERNIFADGDTFDSESEGEVVNITTEEPVFNLNGEQSIVLQPRNAEWVYATWYIEPSSQQALQNNGISQLGLRLYDVTDLDLSDQSPQLVQHYELESEIERYMPIPQCDRDYMAEIGYITQGDRWVKIARSPKVRVLATPPEDTTADPGFNLDGEQSIVLKPRNAEWAYATWYIEPSCQQALQNHGISQLGLRLYDVTDLDLSDQTPQLVLHYELESKIEEKYIAIPQSDRDYMAEIGYITEGDRWVKIGRSKGIRVFGLPLTDSTAENLPTADTTFVDLPQTNHESTIILESRTIKWAYASWYISPTDQQILQNHRSSQLYLRLYNVTDVDLSSQTPQVVQQYECDDITRDRYVSIPATDHEYIAEIGYITQANRWEMIVRSERIRVFSRPQADFWFLADTELIIHGATEPGATVNIAGKPIKIKPDGTFHLRIPFSNNSMNYIMTAIAANGEHSQTIQKTFSQENSQP, encoded by the coding sequence ATGATGTGGCAACAAGAAAAAAAAGATAGTGCAATAGTCAGTCTGGCATTATTACTGTCCTTAGCTACTACCCCTATGGCAGTACATTTGTTCGTGCCGACACCAGTGCTGGCACAATCTGCCACTGAGGCTGAGTCTTTTCCACTACCGGAAACCTTGGAAAATGGGACTAAGGTGCGGATTGATGGTTCTATGAGCTTGACTGCAATCAACCAAAGTTTCAAACAAAGTTTTGAGCAAAAGTATTCTGGTACGAATGTAGAAGTTACAGCCAATGGCACTAATGCGGCTATATCAGCTTTAATAGATGGAAAAGTTGATCTAATAGCGATCTCGCGGGCTTTAACTCCAGAAGAACAAGCACAAGGTTTGGCACAAGTCAAGTTTTACGAAGAAAAAATTGCCATCATCGTGAATACAGATAATCCTTTTCTGGGGATTTTGACAGATCAGCAATTCGCCGACATCTTCCGGGGAAAAATTACAAAATGGTCGGAACTGGGAGGAAATGAAGGTACAATTAGATTCATTGATCGTCCGGAAAGCAGCGAAACCCGCCAGAGATTTCGCACTTATCCTTCCTTCCAAGGTGCTGAACTGACCACAGGCTCTAATGCTACCCAAATAGAAACGGATAACACTGCCGAAATTGTCCAACAATTAGGCAAGGACGGTATTAGCTATGCAATGGTTCATCATCTATCACAACTGCCAAATCAGCGCGCGATTCCCATTAATCAAACTTTGCCAGATAATCCTAACTATGTCTATTCCCAGCCTTTATATTATGCTTACAGGCAAAATCCTAGCCCCAATGTCGCCAGTTTTCTCGGCTTTGTTCTAGGTTCAGAACAGCAAACTATACAAGCCGCCATAAACGCCGCCTCCGGGTTGCTGGCGACACCTCCAGCCCCCCAAGAGGAACCAGAAACGGTCACGAATCCTACTGTCGATCCTCAGACTATAGCAGATGGACAACAGCCTCCCGAAACTACTTTTATTCCTGATGAAATACCTTTGTGGTGGCTTTTGTTACCTACGGCTGTGATCGTTGGCTTACTAACGTGGGTTTTCCGATCGCGCCTATGGACAAATCAAGCTGAAAATAAAGCTCCCAAGGGGGAAGATGAGGCATCAACGGTCATAGATGATATCAGTATTACGCCTTTAGTTGGTGAACCTTTAGCTGAAACAGCCTCAAATGATGCCGGCGAAGAAGTCGATGAGCAAAAATCATTTCGGACAAGTGATTATAGTAATTTTACGGAATTGGAGTTTGTGGATGATGAACAATCCCCTTGGGATATAGAAGCACCGGCATCTGTGGTCAATATTCCTTACCCTCAATTAGCAGATGTATCTAAAGTCACCGCAGAACAGCCGCAGGTTCCAGAAGTGGGATCTGATGCCCAAATTTGGGAGATGAAAGACTCTAGTGACGAAACAGCAGAACAGCCCCAGGTAGAATCAGATTTAATTGAGGAAATTATCTCCCATGAAACTACAGATTTACCTGAAGATATGGACACAGAAGCCAATGTCTGGGATGAAACACCAGATAATCAGGTAGAAACTTCACATCCCACACTCCCAGAGATTCCCGAAGATATATTGAATTCAGTAGCGGATGCGGCTGAACCCATCAACGATGAGACAGTCTTTGAGCAGCCAGATGAAAGAAATATTTTTGCAGATGGTGACACCTTTGATTCTGAATCTGAAGGTGAAGTGGTTAATATTACTACGGAAGAGCCAGTATTTAATCTCAATGGGGAGCAAAGTATTGTCCTCCAGCCCCGAAATGCAGAATGGGTTTATGCAACTTGGTATATTGAGCCAAGTTCTCAACAAGCATTGCAAAATAATGGTATCTCTCAATTAGGGCTACGGCTATATGATGTCACGGATTTAGACTTGAGTGATCAGAGTCCTCAACTGGTGCAGCATTATGAACTAGAGTCGGAAATAGAACGTTATATGCCCATTCCCCAATGCGATCGCGATTATATGGCCGAAATCGGTTATATTACCCAAGGCGATCGCTGGGTAAAAATTGCCCGTTCCCCCAAGGTTCGCGTCTTGGCTACACCCCCCGAAGATACCACAGCCGACCCAGGATTCAACCTAGATGGGGAGCAAAGTATTGTCCTTAAGCCCCGCAATGCAGAATGGGCTTATGCAACTTGGTATATTGAGCCAAGTTGTCAACAAGCATTGCAAAATCACGGGATCTCTCAATTAGGGCTGCGGCTGTATGATGTCACAGATTTAGACTTGAGTGATCAGACTCCCCAACTGGTGCTGCACTATGAACTAGAGTCCAAAATAGAAGAGAAATATATCGCCATTCCCCAAAGCGATCGCGATTATATGGCCGAAATCGGTTATATTACCGAAGGCGATCGCTGGGTAAAAATTGGCCGTTCTAAAGGAATTCGAGTCTTTGGTCTACCCTTAACAGATAGTACAGCAGAAAATCTGCCCACAGCAGACACAACATTTGTGGATTTGCCCCAGACAAACCATGAAAGTACTATTATCCTGGAATCCCGCACCATCAAGTGGGCTTATGCGAGTTGGTATATTTCCCCAACTGACCAGCAAATCCTGCAAAATCACCGCAGTTCGCAATTATATCTGCGGTTGTATAATGTTACAGATGTAGACTTGAGTTCTCAGACTCCCCAAGTGGTGCAGCAGTATGAATGCGATGACATCACACGCGATCGCTATGTCTCCATTCCAGCAACAGATCATGAATACATTGCCGAAATCGGTTATATTACTCAAGCCAATCGCTGGGAGATGATTGTGCGTTCAGAAAGGATTCGAGTCTTCAGTCGTCCCCAAGCAGATTTTTGGTTTCTCGCAGATACCGAATTGATTATCCACGGTGCAACAGAACCCGGTGCAACAGTCAATATTGCTGGTAAACCCATCAAAATCAAACCAGATGGGACTTTCCACTTACGGATTCCGTTCTCAAATAACTCCATGAACTATATCATGACCGCAATTGCAGCCAATGGGGAACACAGTCAAACCATCCAAAAGACATTTTCCCAGGAAAATTCCCAACCCTAG
- a CDS encoding eIF2A-related protein yields the protein MSPLGVATSHSTHILEMGEAQLWLLLVGVNKYQDKRLPSLRYSAVDCQGLAAALADATQGFPQTEQRVHHDLTSRLPTISTVRASLNHITAAAQPQDTILFYFSGHGMLESNSQQAFLCLADTQTDDLFHTGLGLQEILQVLGNSQAQTQLVWLDACHSGSLTFRGARSEINTPSLPNPTSGMVELLRQRAKQSKGFYALLSCDTNQQSWEFPELGHGVFTYYLMRGLRGEAADPQGLIDADGLYRYVYHQTRQYIEQTNQQLRLINQQNKSRGDTNIYSEYPQQTPKRIVEGVGEVILGLKPALVESSSRRKALILEGLATNQTTLAVSKLLRGMGNFELEYWPRSLEVTTQDLHSTIQACLQTTESAPQNHPRIFATVLLYLRGRIEETQAGEPALVLAENIRLSRSWLRQQLRRSTYAQQIIILDCPVANDKHPLQDWVEDLQLGFEQGQCIIAAASPKNHPEQFAQALHSTLEAAPPQRSLSAAAWITQLQLSCHHDLPLHIWLSGTQGVIEVIPSNSGNRGIQSTGSVDLGLCPYRGLRAFGEEDAQYFYGREVVVQQLIRDLEQRSFMAVVGASGSGKSSVVQGGLIAQLRRGKLLPGSEDWWMRSFRPGVNPLQALSRRLVDSGTEKEKAYQQLQLEGMLFQGVEGLAHWVRHRPEPMVVLVVDQFEELFAIAPSEDRQRFLEVVLGALESIPEKFKLIITLRADFIAPCLEVPKLVKLLQQSSLLLPPCLTEEEYRRIIINPAEQVGLTVEAELVEVLLQELQHSPGDLPLLEFVLEQLWEYRANGAITLQAYQQHLGGIKGALESKAQSVYHSLDSEAQGCARWIFLSLTQLGEGTEDTRRRVFKSELIVKKYPVALVERTLQVLIAAKLVVVNLEEDAGAFGDRKKAGGQGAGSRAEEVGLGSQSSLLSPSFSPVTIEVAHEVLIRYWSTLRWWLEENRAILRSHRQIAQAATLWSNSGEQPDFLLQGVRLAEAEEIYVNYTDEVSVDVQRFIQACLIERQRQQQKEKNRLRKAQRTVGIMSILGLTAFSLAVLAYQQTQKAQLREIQALNSLSENFLLSHQQLEALVTSLKAGREVQKITPGIPKNIQAETANILQQAVYGTQERNRLTHNSWVSSVSFSPDGQILASGYADNSIKLWGSNGSLLATLTEHQDGVNSLSFSPNGKMLASASNDNSIKLWSRDGKLLTTLIGHIHSVNSVSFSPNGEVLASGSNDNTAKLWSRNGKLLVNFIGHNGSVKSVSFSPEGDTMASASDDGTVKLWSLDGRLLSTLPASTREVLDVSFSPDGQTIASASADHTIKLWSRDGNLLRTIEGHSGGVWQVKFSPDGKIMASASADKTIKLWTRAGNLLGTLQGHSHEVNSLSFSPDSQRLASASDDNTIRLWKLERNLPQTFYGHKGSVNDVKFTVDGSNITSFSSDNTMKIWNLNGELLQTLPSPIEDVTSISFTRDGKTVALASADQSIQIRQRDGTLLHTLKGHKHWVRSMSFSPDDQILASASADKTIKLWSRDGRLLHTLDGHNGWVTNIQFSPDGKIIASASADKTIKLWSLDGRLLKTFPGHSASIWSINFAPDGKTIASASDDTTVKLWNLDGSLLQTFQGHSGLVTHVSFSADGKMLASASDDDTIKLWNINSGILLKTFFGHNGDVKSVNFSPDGKMLVSGGQDATIKLWNLEEIELQTLNLNQLLNHACDRLGDYFQTNSNITTEEYELCFGD from the coding sequence ATGTCTCCACTCGGTGTCGCTACCAGTCACTCAACGCATATCCTCGAAATGGGAGAAGCACAACTTTGGCTGTTGTTGGTAGGAGTCAACAAATACCAAGATAAGAGACTACCCTCACTACGCTACTCAGCTGTTGATTGTCAGGGTTTAGCAGCAGCTTTAGCCGACGCAACCCAAGGATTTCCCCAAACTGAACAGAGAGTTCACCACGATTTAACTTCTAGGTTGCCGACTATCTCCACTGTGCGTGCTAGTTTAAACCACATTACTGCGGCTGCTCAACCACAGGACACAATTTTATTTTATTTCTCTGGACATGGGATGCTAGAGTCAAATTCCCAACAAGCATTTTTGTGTCTAGCAGATACTCAAACAGACGACTTATTCCACACAGGTTTAGGTTTACAGGAAATTTTGCAGGTGTTGGGAAATAGTCAGGCGCAGACTCAGTTAGTCTGGCTGGATGCTTGTCATAGTGGTAGCTTAACATTCCGAGGTGCTAGAAGTGAGATAAATACACCATCTTTACCCAATCCTACATCTGGGATGGTGGAATTATTACGCCAACGAGCAAAACAAAGTAAAGGATTCTATGCTTTACTTTCCTGTGATACTAATCAACAATCCTGGGAATTTCCCGAATTGGGACATGGCGTATTTACATATTATTTAATGCGTGGGTTGCGTGGTGAAGCGGCTGATCCCCAAGGTTTGATTGATGCTGATGGACTTTATCGATATGTTTATCATCAAACGCGCCAATACATTGAGCAAACTAATCAGCAATTACGACTGATTAATCAGCAAAATAAAAGTAGAGGCGATACCAATATATATTCAGAATATCCGCAGCAAACACCCAAGCGGATTGTGGAAGGAGTCGGGGAAGTTATTCTGGGGTTAAAACCCGCCCTTGTGGAATCCTCTTCTCGCCGAAAAGCATTAATATTAGAGGGACTAGCGACAAATCAGACTACCCTGGCTGTGAGTAAACTATTACGGGGTATGGGTAATTTTGAGTTAGAGTATTGGCCTCGCTCTTTAGAAGTTACCACTCAGGATTTACACTCGACTATTCAAGCTTGTTTACAAACTACAGAATCAGCACCCCAAAACCACCCCAGAATTTTCGCTACGGTTCTGTTATATTTACGGGGACGAATTGAGGAAACTCAAGCTGGTGAACCTGCTTTAGTTTTAGCAGAAAATATCCGGCTGAGTCGTTCTTGGTTAAGACAACAACTCAGGCGTTCAACTTATGCCCAACAAATAATTATTTTAGATTGTCCGGTGGCAAATGACAAGCACCCTCTACAAGATTGGGTAGAAGATTTGCAACTAGGATTTGAGCAAGGACAATGTATAATTGCGGCGGCTTCACCGAAAAATCATCCCGAACAATTTGCCCAAGCTTTACATTCTACCTTAGAAGCAGCCCCGCCCCAACGTAGCCTATCCGCCGCCGCTTGGATTACCCAATTGCAATTATCCTGTCACCATGATTTACCTCTGCATATCTGGCTATCTGGTACACAAGGCGTAATTGAAGTTATACCTTCTAATTCGGGAAATCGCGGCATTCAGTCAACAGGATCTGTGGATTTGGGGCTTTGTCCTTACAGGGGATTACGGGCTTTTGGGGAAGAAGATGCTCAGTATTTCTACGGTAGAGAAGTTGTTGTTCAGCAACTAATTCGTGACTTGGAGCAAAGGTCATTTATGGCTGTGGTGGGAGCTTCTGGTAGTGGTAAATCTTCTGTGGTACAGGGGGGATTAATCGCCCAACTGCGACGGGGAAAACTATTACCAGGTAGCGAAGATTGGTGGATGAGAAGTTTTCGCCCTGGTGTAAATCCTCTGCAAGCTTTATCACGCCGTTTGGTAGATAGCGGTACGGAAAAGGAAAAAGCTTACCAACAATTGCAACTGGAAGGGATGTTGTTCCAGGGGGTAGAAGGGTTGGCTCATTGGGTGCGTCATCGCCCAGAACCTATGGTAGTTTTAGTAGTAGACCAGTTTGAAGAATTATTTGCGATCGCACCCAGTGAAGATAGACAGCGTTTTTTAGAAGTTGTCTTAGGGGCGCTGGAATCCATACCAGAAAAGTTTAAATTAATTATCACCTTGCGGGCTGATTTTATCGCCCCTTGTTTAGAAGTACCAAAATTGGTGAAGTTGTTACAGCAGTCGAGTTTGCTGTTACCTCCCTGTTTGACTGAGGAAGAATATCGCCGGATTATCATTAACCCTGCGGAACAAGTTGGTTTAACTGTAGAGGCGGAATTGGTAGAAGTTCTGCTACAGGAGTTACAGCACTCTCCTGGGGATTTACCTCTATTAGAATTTGTTCTGGAACAGTTGTGGGAATATCGCGCAAATGGCGCAATTACTTTACAAGCTTACCAACAGCATTTGGGGGGAATTAAAGGTGCGCTGGAAAGTAAAGCTCAAAGTGTTTATCACAGTTTAGACTCAGAAGCTCAAGGGTGCGCCCGGTGGATTTTTCTGTCGTTGACTCAGTTGGGTGAGGGTACGGAAGATACTCGGCGACGGGTATTTAAGTCTGAGTTAATTGTCAAAAAATATCCGGTGGCTTTGGTAGAAAGAACGTTACAAGTGTTAATTGCTGCTAAGTTGGTAGTGGTGAATTTAGAAGAAGATGCAGGGGCGTTTGGGGACAGAAAAAAGGCAGGGGGGCAGGGAGCAGGGAGCAGAGCGGAAGAGGTTGGGCTGGGATCACAATCTTCTCTCCTATCCCCTTCATTTTCGCCTGTAACTATAGAAGTAGCTCACGAGGTTCTGATTCGCTATTGGTCAACTTTGCGCTGGTGGTTGGAGGAAAATCGGGCGATATTGCGATCGCATCGTCAAATTGCCCAAGCTGCAACTTTGTGGAGCAATAGCGGTGAACAACCGGACTTTCTCTTACAAGGTGTTCGCCTGGCTGAAGCTGAAGAAATTTATGTCAATTACACTGACGAAGTATCTGTTGATGTCCAACGTTTTATTCAAGCTTGTTTAATCGAAAGACAACGCCAACAACAAAAAGAAAAAAATCGACTCAGAAAAGCTCAAAGAACTGTGGGAATTATGAGTATTCTGGGACTGACTGCTTTTAGTTTAGCTGTTTTAGCTTACCAACAAACTCAAAAAGCCCAGTTACGAGAAATACAGGCTTTAAATTCCCTCTCAGAAAACTTTCTCCTCTCCCATCAGCAGTTAGAAGCATTAGTAACTAGCCTCAAAGCCGGGAGGGAAGTACAAAAAATCACTCCGGGAATCCCGAAAAATATCCAAGCTGAAACTGCAAATATTCTCCAACAGGCAGTTTATGGAACTCAAGAACGCAACCGATTGACTCATAATTCTTGGGTAAGCAGCGTCAGTTTTTCCCCGGATGGTCAAATATTGGCTTCTGGTTATGCTGATAACAGTATTAAACTTTGGGGTAGTAATGGCAGTTTACTAGCAACTCTCACAGAACATCAAGATGGTGTAAATAGTCTGAGTTTTTCCCCAAATGGTAAAATGTTGGCTTCTGCTAGTAATGACAATAGCATTAAACTCTGGAGTCGTGACGGTAAATTACTCACAACTCTCATCGGACATATTCATAGTGTGAATAGCGTCAGTTTCTCACCGAATGGTGAAGTTTTAGCTTCTGGGAGCAATGACAACACCGCTAAACTCTGGAGTCGCAATGGTAAGTTACTCGTCAATTTTATCGGGCATAACGGCAGTGTAAAGAGCGTCAGTTTCTCACCAGAAGGTGATACTATGGCTTCAGCTAGTGATGATGGCACGGTTAAACTTTGGAGTTTGGACGGTCGTTTGTTGTCAACTTTGCCAGCTAGTACCAGAGAAGTTTTGGATGTCAGTTTTAGCCCCGATGGTCAGACAATTGCTTCAGCTAGTGCTGACCATACGATTAAACTGTGGAGTCGTGACGGTAATTTGCTCAGAACTATAGAAGGACATAGTGGTGGGGTCTGGCAAGTCAAGTTTTCTCCTGATGGTAAAATAATGGCTTCTGCCAGCGCTGATAAAACGATCAAACTTTGGACTCGTGCTGGTAATTTATTAGGTACTTTGCAAGGACATAGCCATGAGGTGAATAGTCTGAGTTTTAGCCCAGATAGCCAGAGACTGGCTTCGGCTAGTGATGATAATACTATCAGATTATGGAAATTAGAAAGAAATTTACCACAAACTTTTTACGGTCATAAAGGTAGTGTTAATGATGTCAAATTCACTGTTGATGGCAGTAATATTACTTCCTTCAGTTCGGACAACACCATGAAAATCTGGAATTTAAATGGTGAATTACTCCAAACTCTGCCTTCTCCTATTGAAGATGTTACCAGCATTAGCTTTACTAGGGATGGCAAGACAGTGGCTTTGGCAAGTGCAGACCAAAGTATCCAAATTCGCCAACGAGATGGGACTTTGCTGCATACCCTGAAGGGACATAAGCATTGGGTTAGGAGTATGAGTTTCAGCCCTGATGATCAAATTCTGGCTTCTGCTAGCGCGGACAAAACTATTAAACTCTGGAGTCGTGATGGTCGCTTGTTGCACACTCTTGACGGTCATAATGGTTGGGTGACTAATATCCAATTCAGCCCGGATGGTAAAATTATCGCCTCTGCAAGTGCGGACAAAACGATCAAACTCTGGAGCTTAGACGGTCGTCTGCTGAAAACTTTCCCAGGACATAGCGCTAGTATATGGAGTATTAATTTTGCTCCTGATGGCAAAACGATTGCTTCCGCTAGTGATGACACAACTGTTAAACTGTGGAATTTAGACGGTTCACTGCTGCAAACTTTCCAGGGACATAGTGGTTTGGTGACTCACGTGAGCTTCTCAGCCGACGGCAAAATGCTGGCTTCCGCTAGTGATGATGATACCATCAAACTCTGGAATATTAACAGTGGGATTTTGCTGAAAACTTTCTTTGGGCATAATGGCGATGTCAAAAGCGTTAATTTCAGTCCTGATGGTAAAATGCTGGTTTCTGGGGGTCAGGATGCCACAATTAAACTATGGAATCTTGAGGAGATAGAATTGCAAACATTAAACCTCAATCAGCTGCTCAATCATGCTTGCGATCGCCTGGGTGATTATTTCCAAACCAACTCTAATATTACCACAGAAGAGTATGAATTGTGTTTTGGTGACTAA
- a CDS encoding precorrin-8X methylmutase has protein sequence MNAGLFTIKEFTEAVGGGITPRMVRHYHQLGLLPQPERSPSNYRLYTDRDIIRLQRIVALKNQGFQLNHIRHILEVEPQTDNLIEQLQQQYRAVMQQITQLRQTASALENLLGRDRHCQIMQAEVLSQLKHLEVETQVGIGELNQLWSGLDAEVHHHPESFTESLQRILPDLSQRSEIEQDLIAQLVLACGDVSLVSFVKISQGAIAASRESLKSGCKIVVDIPTVAAALDQTRLTHLGCQTITLIDNPHITSAPEAEAEFWEQQKWRKKLTQISENSILVIGYAPSVLLEICQAINQQKIQPALIIGLPIGFSHAPAAKRRLMQQPIPYITIEGTLGGGLLAATTLNALVETLINKPDCHCHLTCYIKPRQN, from the coding sequence ATGAATGCTGGTTTATTCACTATCAAAGAGTTTACAGAAGCTGTAGGGGGTGGAATTACTCCGCGCATGGTGAGACATTACCATCAATTAGGACTATTGCCACAACCAGAGCGATCGCCTAGCAACTACCGACTGTACACAGATAGAGATATAATCAGATTGCAGCGTATCGTCGCCTTAAAAAACCAAGGCTTTCAACTCAACCATATTCGCCACATTTTAGAAGTTGAACCACAGACAGACAACCTCATAGAACAACTCCAGCAACAATATCGGGCTGTGATGCAGCAAATAACCCAACTGCGACAAACAGCTTCAGCATTAGAGAATTTACTCGGACGCGATCGCCATTGTCAAATCATGCAAGCCGAGGTGTTATCCCAACTCAAACATTTAGAAGTAGAAACCCAAGTTGGCATAGGAGAACTCAATCAATTGTGGAGTGGCTTAGATGCAGAAGTACATCATCATCCAGAATCATTCACCGAATCATTGCAGAGAATTTTACCCGACTTATCCCAGCGTTCCGAAATTGAACAAGATTTAATTGCCCAATTAGTTCTAGCTTGCGGTGACGTTAGTTTAGTATCCTTCGTGAAAATCAGTCAAGGTGCGATCGCCGCCAGTCGAGAAAGCCTCAAATCCGGCTGTAAAATCGTCGTAGATATCCCCACAGTCGCCGCAGCCTTAGATCAAACCAGACTCACCCATCTAGGCTGTCAAACCATCACCTTAATAGACAACCCTCATATTACCAGCGCCCCAGAAGCCGAAGCCGAATTTTGGGAACAGCAGAAATGGCGAAAAAAACTCACCCAAATCAGCGAAAACAGTATATTAGTCATAGGATACGCCCCCTCAGTCCTGTTAGAAATCTGCCAAGCCATAAACCAGCAAAAAATCCAACCCGCCCTGATTATAGGCTTACCCATAGGCTTCAGCCACGCCCCCGCAGCCAAACGGCGACTCATGCAACAACCAATACCATACATCACCATAGAAGGAACCCTTGGAGGAGGACTCCTAGCCGCCACAACCCTCAACGCCCTAGTAGAAACCCTAATCAACAAACCAGACTGCCACTGCCATCTTACCTGCTATATAAAACCTAGACAAAACTAG